A section of the Methanocaldococcus sp. FS406-22 genome encodes:
- a CDS encoding DUF4013 domain-containing protein, with the protein MGTIESYLKDTYNYIIFNFKKLCVGGLISAIVGAMGGALVGFMQLFIEKTNTDSFYFIMLFMIYIAIVLLIGLVVSMLISGYYVRVMRTTVEGLDEAPNWDNIGDLLVKGILYLIGNFILVIAFLLIPAIVFVLGMFMMHFNNMLGVAVMLFSVLLIILFSFALWFYSKLAEVNYSVKGFFGFFEFREIFKMISLKYVILLIVIAIIGIVISLIIVIPLDIIGVFLEILAYNNKNIAVVYMVIKILSYALSAFIDFYLGIFSIRAVALYYKDIVSFKTSEITEA; encoded by the coding sequence ATGGGAACTATTGAAAGTTATTTAAAAGATACATACAACTATATCATTTTTAACTTTAAAAAGTTATGTGTTGGAGGGTTAATAAGTGCAATAGTTGGTGCTATGGGTGGGGCATTGGTTGGATTTATGCAACTGTTCATAGAAAAAACAAATACAGATTCTTTTTATTTTATAATGTTATTTATGATTTATATAGCCATAGTTCTTCTTATTGGATTGGTCGTATCAATGCTTATATCTGGTTATTACGTTAGAGTTATGAGAACAACTGTTGAAGGACTTGATGAAGCTCCTAATTGGGACAATATTGGAGACTTGCTTGTTAAGGGGATTTTATATCTCATTGGTAATTTTATACTGGTAATAGCTTTTTTACTAATCCCAGCTATAGTTTTTGTGCTTGGAATGTTTATGATGCATTTCAACAACATGCTTGGAGTGGCTGTTATGTTGTTTAGTGTGCTATTGATAATTTTGTTTAGTTTTGCCCTTTGGTTTTATTCTAAGTTGGCAGAGGTTAATTATTCAGTTAAAGGATTTTTTGGATTCTTTGAATTTAGGGAAATATTTAAAATGATAAGTTTAAAATATGTTATTTTGCTAATTGTTATTGCAATTATTGGAATTGTTATAAGCTTAATAATTGTAATACCACTTGATATAATCGGAGTATTCTTAGAAATTTTGGCATACAACAACAAAAACATTGCAGTTGTTTATATGGTGATAAAGATACTCTCCTACGCATTATCAGCATTTATTGATTTCTATTTAGGGATATTTTCAATAAGAGCAGTTGCATTATATTATAAAGATATAGTGTCTTTCAAAACTTCTGAAATAACTGAGGCATAG
- the eno gene encoding phosphopyruvate hydratase, whose product MDERFEIKDIVAREVIDSRGNPTVEVEVITKGNGYGSAIVPSGASTGTHEALELRDKEQRFGGKGVLMAVENVNSIIRPEILGYDARMQREIDNIMIQLDGTPNKSKLGANAILAVSLAVAKAAAATAKIPLYKYLGGFNSYVMPVPMMNVINGGKHAGNDLDLQEFMIMPVGATSISEAVRMGSEVYHVLKNVILEKYGKNAVNVGDEGGFAPPLKTSREALDLLTESVKKAGYGDEIVFALDAAASEFYKDGYYYVEGRKLTREELLDYYKALVEEYPIVSIEDPFHEEDFEGFAMMTKELDIQIVGDDLFVTNVERLRKGIEMKAANALLLKVNQIGTLSEAVDAAQLAFRNGYGVVVSHRSGETEDTTIADLAVALNSGQIKTGAPARGERTAKYNQLIRIEQELGLSKYAGKNFRCPF is encoded by the coding sequence ATGGATGAGAGATTTGAGATTAAAGATATTGTTGCGAGAGAGGTTATTGACTCAAGAGGAAACCCAACGGTTGAAGTAGAGGTTATAACAAAAGGAAACGGCTATGGTTCAGCAATTGTTCCAAGTGGTGCATCAACTGGAACTCATGAGGCATTGGAGTTGAGAGATAAAGAGCAGAGATTTGGAGGAAAAGGAGTTTTAATGGCAGTTGAGAATGTAAATTCAATAATTAGGCCAGAGATTTTAGGATATGATGCAAGGATGCAGAGAGAAATAGATAATATAATGATTCAATTAGATGGAACTCCAAACAAATCTAAGCTTGGAGCTAATGCAATATTGGCTGTTTCTTTGGCAGTAGCAAAGGCAGCAGCAGCAACGGCAAAAATCCCCCTCTACAAGTATTTGGGAGGATTTAACTCCTATGTTATGCCAGTTCCAATGATGAACGTTATAAACGGAGGAAAACATGCTGGAAATGATTTAGATTTGCAAGAGTTTATGATAATGCCAGTTGGAGCTACTTCAATATCAGAGGCAGTAAGGATGGGTTCTGAAGTATATCACGTATTAAAAAATGTTATATTGGAAAAATATGGTAAGAATGCTGTGAATGTTGGAGATGAGGGAGGTTTTGCCCCTCCATTAAAAACATCAAGAGAGGCTTTAGATTTACTAACTGAAAGTGTTAAAAAAGCTGGATATGGGGATGAAATTGTCTTTGCCTTAGATGCTGCCGCCTCAGAGTTTTATAAAGATGGCTACTATTACGTTGAGGGCAGAAAATTAACAAGAGAAGAGCTTTTAGATTATTATAAGGCATTGGTTGAAGAATATCCAATCGTCTCAATCGAAGACCCATTCCATGAAGAGGACTTTGAGGGCTTTGCAATGATGACTAAAGAGTTGGATATTCAAATAGTTGGAGATGATTTGTTTGTTACAAACGTTGAGAGATTAAGAAAAGGTATTGAGATGAAAGCCGCAAATGCGTTATTGTTGAAGGTTAATCAGATTGGAACTTTGAGTGAGGCAGTTGATGCCGCTCAATTGGCATTTAGAAATGGGTATGGAGTTGTTGTCTCACACAGAAGTGGAGAGACAGAGGATACAACAATAGCTGATTTGGCAGTTGCCTTAAACTCTGGGCAAATAAAGACAGGAGCTCCAGCAAGAGGGGAAAGAACAGCTAAATACAACCAGTTAATTAGAATTGAGCAAGAGTTGGGATTGAGTAAGTATGCTGGTAAAAACTTCAGATGCCCATTTTAA
- a CDS encoding HEPN domain-containing protein, translated as MKKKFYYNPKGFYDVAEKIKDDKSYKSEDRCRTAIGRYYYFIFLTIRDLILNVDKRPLIQDLLNSPRSHSYLRTYLEELADITGNLDFDKLSKKIKKLHYLRKLADYNTEMRITYQNADRAKKLADEIIDKLNSITYDNKKGLKDILEYLAIKEMDRKVSKKEDKKYTSQILD; from the coding sequence ATGAAAAAGAAGTTTTATTATAATCCAAAAGGATTTTATGATGTTGCAGAGAAAATAAAGGACGATAAAAGTTATAAATCAGAGGATAGATGTAGGACTGCAATAGGGAGATACTACTATTTTATCTTTCTAACGATTAGAGATTTGATTTTAAATGTTGATAAAAGGCCGTTAATACAAGATTTATTAAATTCTCCTCGAAGTCATTCTTATTTAAGGACATATTTAGAAGAACTTGCAGATATTACTGGAAATTTGGATTTTGATAAATTGTCTAAGAAAATTAAGAAGTTGCATTATCTTAGAAAACTGGCTGATTACAACACTGAAATGAGAATAACTTATCAAAATGCTGATAGAGCTAAAAAATTAGCAGATGAGATAATTGATAAGCTAAACTCAATAACCTACGATAACAAAAAAGGCTTAAAAGACATTCTTGAATATCTTGCTATAAAAGAAATGGATAGAAAAGTTAGTAAAAAAGAAGATAAAAAATATACCTCCCAGATTTTGGATTAG
- the trpD gene encoding anthranilate phosphoribosyltransferase: protein MITEALKKVIEFKDLDEREAEAVMKEIMSGNAKPTQIAAILTALRMKGETIDEITAFAKIMREFSLKINPDVPKLLDTCGTGGDNLNTFNISTATAFVVSVYVPVAKHGNKAVSSKSGSADVLEALGVNLNVPIERVKESIEKIGIGFLFAPNFHPAMKYATPVRRELGIRTVFNVLGPLTNPANANYQLMGVYDEALTEKLANVLKNLGLRGALVVHGSGMDEITTIGKTKISELRNGEVKSYYIEPEDFGIKRAKLEDIKGGNAEENAKIIRNIFEGEEVGAKRDIVVLNAAYALYIAEEAKDVEEGIKLAEKSIDSGKALKKLEDLIEFYRL from the coding sequence ATGATAACTGAAGCATTAAAAAAGGTTATTGAATTTAAAGATTTAGATGAAAGAGAGGCAGAGGCTGTTATGAAAGAAATAATGAGTGGAAATGCAAAGCCAACACAGATAGCCGCTATCTTAACAGCTTTGAGAATGAAAGGAGAGACAATAGATGAGATAACAGCATTTGCAAAGATTATGAGAGAATTCTCATTAAAGATAAATCCAGACGTTCCAAAATTATTAGACACATGTGGAACTGGTGGAGATAACTTAAACACCTTCAATATAAGCACAGCAACTGCTTTTGTTGTCTCTGTTTATGTTCCAGTTGCAAAGCATGGGAATAAGGCAGTTAGTAGCAAAAGTGGAAGTGCTGATGTCTTAGAGGCTTTGGGAGTTAATTTAAATGTTCCTATTGAGAGAGTTAAGGAGTCTATAGAGAAGATAGGCATAGGATTTTTGTTTGCTCCCAATTTCCACCCAGCAATGAAGTATGCAACGCCAGTTAGGAGAGAGTTGGGAATTAGGACAGTTTTTAATGTATTGGGACCTTTAACAAACCCAGCAAATGCCAACTATCAACTAATGGGAGTTTATGATGAGGCATTGACAGAGAAGTTAGCAAATGTTTTAAAGAATTTGGGATTGAGAGGGGCTTTGGTAGTGCATGGTAGTGGAATGGATGAGATAACAACAATTGGAAAGACAAAGATATCTGAACTAAGAAATGGAGAGGTAAAGAGCTACTACATCGAACCAGAGGATTTTGGCATTAAGAGAGCTAAGTTAGAAGATATTAAAGGAGGAAATGCTGAAGAAAATGCTAAGATAATTAGAAATATATTTGAAGGAGAGGAGGTAGGAGCTAAGAGGGATATTGTTGTTTTAAATGCTGCCTATGCCTTATACATTGCTGAAGAGGCTAAAGATGTTGAAGAAGGAATTAAATTAGCTGAAAAATCCATTGATAGTGGAAAGGCATTAAAGAAGTTGGAGGACTTAATTGAATTCTACAGATTATAA
- a CDS encoding thiamine-phosphate synthase family protein, producing the protein MIILAVGGYDPTGGAGISADVKTAHTLGVYCPTIITSVIPQNNKIVYEKLDLPEENIKNQFKAIFEEFNIEYVKTGVLTLQSIDILLKYIDKYDLKVICDPVLASTTKFSFVDEELMKRYVELFNKSFLITPNRDEYEKIMNFVKNNNLKLRDDLHILVTGIDDVLKIGSENIKVFKGFKVDREVHGTGCVYSTAITAFLSKGYSLEDAIREAKKFVLSSVIYAKKSKFGYNSNPTYINREQVIKNLSYALYLLKKINFTLIPEVGSNIAESLPYPRDFKDVAALTGRIIKNKLGGFYIVGDIEFGASEHIAKIILTANKFNPEIRACMNIKYDEELIKLLKDKFTVSSFDRKDEPPNVSTMEWGTKTACEKFSGVPDIIYDRGGEGKEPMIRVLGRDAIEVVKKVEVIQKIYNSLM; encoded by the coding sequence ATGATTATCTTGGCTGTTGGTGGTTATGACCCTACAGGAGGGGCTGGTATCTCTGCAGACGTAAAAACTGCCCATACCTTGGGAGTTTATTGTCCAACGATAATAACCTCAGTAATTCCTCAAAATAATAAAATAGTTTATGAAAAGCTTGATTTACCAGAAGAGAATATAAAAAATCAATTTAAAGCAATTTTTGAAGAATTTAATATAGAATATGTAAAAACTGGAGTTTTAACTTTGCAGAGTATTGATATTTTGCTAAAATACATTGATAAATATGATTTAAAGGTTATATGTGACCCAGTTCTTGCTTCTACAACAAAGTTTTCGTTTGTTGATGAGGAATTAATGAAAAGATATGTTGAGCTTTTCAATAAAAGCTTTTTAATAACTCCTAACAGAGATGAATATGAGAAGATAATGAATTTTGTGAAGAACAATAATCTAAAGCTTAGAGATGATCTACACATCTTAGTTACTGGTATTGATGATGTTTTAAAGATTGGTTCTGAAAATATAAAAGTATTTAAAGGATTTAAGGTCGATAGAGAGGTTCATGGGACTGGCTGTGTTTATTCAACAGCCATAACTGCATTTTTATCTAAGGGTTATAGTTTAGAAGATGCCATTAGAGAGGCAAAGAAATTTGTCTTATCTTCAGTTATCTATGCAAAAAAATCAAAGTTTGGTTATAACTCTAATCCTACTTATATCAATAGAGAGCAAGTAATAAAAAACCTTAGTTATGCCCTATATTTATTAAAAAAGATAAACTTTACCCTAATTCCAGAAGTTGGGAGTAATATAGCAGAGTCCCTTCCATATCCAAGAGATTTTAAAGATGTTGCGGCATTAACTGGAAGGATAATAAAAAATAAGCTCGGAGGATTTTATATTGTTGGAGATATTGAGTTTGGAGCTTCAGAGCATATAGCAAAGATAATTCTAACTGCAAATAAGTTCAATCCAGAGATAAGGGCCTGCATGAATATAAAGTATGATGAAGAGTTGATAAAATTATTAAAGGATAAATTTACAGTTTCTTCATTTGATAGGAAGGATGAGCCACCAAATGTCTCAACTATGGAATGGGGAACAAAAACAGCTTGTGAAAAATTTAGTGGAGTTCCAGACATTATCTACGATAGAGGAGGAGAAGGAAAAGAGCCGATGATTAGGGTTTTAGGTAGAGATGCTATAGAGGTTGTTAAAAAAGTTGAAGTTAT